A stretch of Fusobacterium periodonticum ATCC 33693 DNA encodes these proteins:
- a CDS encoding RNA 2'-phosphotransferase has protein sequence MDNDVKLGKFISLILRHKPETIDLKLDENGWADTKELIEKISKSGREIDFTILERIVNENNKKRYSFNEDKTKIRAVQGHSIEVNLELKEVVPPAVLYHGTAFKNLESIKKEGIKKMNRQHVHLSADLETAKNVATRHSSKYVILEIDTEAMIKENYKFYLSENKVWLTDFVPSKFVNYSRLTP, from the coding sequence ATGGATAATGATGTTAAACTAGGAAAATTTATCAGCCTTATTTTAAGACATAAACCAGAAACTATAGATTTAAAATTAGATGAAAATGGTTGGGCTGATACAAAAGAATTAATAGAAAAAATTAGTAAAAGTGGAAGAGAAATTGATTTTACAATATTGGAAAGAATTGTAAATGAAAACAATAAGAAAAGATATAGTTTTAATGAAGATAAAACTAAGATAAGAGCAGTTCAAGGACATTCTATTGAAGTAAATTTAGAGCTTAAAGAAGTTGTTCCACCAGCTGTTCTATATCATGGAACAGCTTTCAAAAATCTAGAAAGTATAAAAAAAGAAGGAATAAAAAAGATGAATAGACAACATGTTCATCTATCAGCAGATCTAGAGACAGCAAAGAATGTTGCCACAAGACATAGTTCAAAATATGTAATTCTTGAAATAGATACTGAAGCTATGATAAAAGAAAACTATAAATTTTACTTATCAGAAAATAAAGTTTGGCTTACAGATTTTGTTCCAAGTAAATTTGTGAACTACTCACGACTAACACCCTAA
- a CDS encoding NUDIX hydrolase, with translation MNKNRILLRERYFESAVMLCIANIDGKDCFILEKRAKNIRQAGEISFPGGKKDKTDKTFKETAIRETMEELQIKRNKISNVSKFGLLVAPLGVLIECYICKLNIENLDEINYNRDEVEKLLAVPIEFFMENEAIKGEVEICNKAKFDIKKYNFPKRYENDWRIPNRYVYIYMFEEEPIWGMTAEIICDFIKTLKNEGKVEFYEYK, from the coding sequence ATGAATAAAAATAGAATTTTACTGAGAGAACGTTATTTTGAGAGTGCTGTTATGCTTTGTATAGCAAATATAGATGGGAAAGATTGTTTTATCCTAGAGAAAAGGGCAAAAAATATTAGACAGGCAGGAGAAATCTCTTTTCCAGGTGGAAAAAAAGATAAGACTGATAAGACTTTTAAAGAAACAGCTATAAGAGAAACAATGGAAGAGTTACAAATAAAAAGAAATAAGATTTCAAATGTCAGTAAGTTTGGACTTTTAGTCGCACCTCTTGGGGTGTTAATTGAGTGCTATATATGTAAATTAAATATAGAAAATTTAGATGAAATCAATTATAATAGAGATGAAGTTGAAAAGTTATTAGCAGTACCCATAGAATTTTTTATGGAAAATGAAGCAATTAAAGGGGAAGTTGAAATTTGTAATAAGGCAAAGTTTGATATAAAAAAATATAATTTCCCTAAAAGATATGAAAATGATTGGAGGATTCCTAACAGATATGTATACATTTACATGTTTGAGGAAGAGCCAATTTGGGGTATGACAGCTGAAATAATTTGTGATTTTATAAAGACATTAAAAAATGAAGGAAAGGTTGAATTCTATGAATATAAATAG
- the rfaE2 gene encoding D-glycero-beta-D-manno-heptose 1-phosphate adenylyltransferase, translating to MNINRKLATELVEEAKKNGKKVVFTNGCFDILHAGHVTYLTEAKRQGDILIVGVNSDASVKRLKGETRPINSEYDRAFVLDALKSVDYTVIFEEDTPEELIACLKPSIHVKGGDYKKEDLPETKIVESYGGEVIILNFVEGKSTTNIIEKINKK from the coding sequence ATGAATATAAATAGAAAATTAGCTACAGAACTTGTAGAAGAAGCTAAAAAGAATGGAAAAAAAGTTGTGTTTACTAATGGTTGTTTTGATATACTTCATGCAGGACATGTGACATATTTAACAGAAGCTAAAAGACAAGGAGATATACTTATTGTTGGAGTAAATTCAGATGCTTCTGTAAAAAGATTAAAAGGAGAAACAAGACCTATCAATTCTGAATATGATAGAGCTTTTGTGCTTGATGCTTTGAAATCAGTTGACTATACTGTTATTTTTGAAGAAGATACTCCAGAAGAATTAATAGCTTGTTTAAAGCCTTCTATTCATGTAAAAGGTGGAGATTATAAAAAAGAAGATTTACCAGAAACAAAAATCGTTGAAAGTTATGGTGGAGAGGTTATTATTTTAAACTTTGTTGAAGGAAAGTCTACAACAAATATAATAGAAAAAATTAATAAGAAATAA
- the tsaE gene encoding tRNA (adenosine(37)-N6)-threonylcarbamoyltransferase complex ATPase subunit type 1 TsaE, whose protein sequence is MEKILTFSQIDELAKKLANYVEENTVIALIGDLGTGKTTFTKTFAKEFGVKENLKSPTFNYVLEYLSGRLPLYHFDVYRLCSSEEIYEIGYEDYINNGGVALIEWANIISKDLPKEYIRIEFKYAEKEDERIVDISYVGNKEKEEKFNVAFGN, encoded by the coding sequence ATGGAAAAAATCTTGACTTTTAGTCAAATAGATGAACTGGCAAAAAAACTGGCTAACTATGTTGAAGAAAATACAGTTATTGCTTTAATAGGTGACTTAGGTACTGGTAAAACAACATTTACAAAGACTTTTGCTAAGGAATTTGGAGTGAAAGAAAATTTAAAAAGCCCAACATTCAACTATGTACTTGAATATTTATCAGGGAGATTACCTCTATATCACTTTGATGTGTATAGATTATGTAGTTCAGAAGAAATATATGAGATAGGTTATGAAGATTATATTAATAATGGTGGAGTTGCTCTTATTGAGTGGGCTAATATAATTTCAAAAGATTTACCTAAAGAATATATAAGAATTGAATTCAAATATGCGGAAAAAGAAGATGAAAGAATAGTTGATATCAGCTATGTAGGAAACAAAGAGAAGGAGGAAAAATTCAATGTTGCTTTTGGGAATTGA
- the tsaB gene encoding tRNA (adenosine(37)-N6)-threonylcarbamoyltransferase complex dimerization subunit type 1 TsaB — protein MLLLGIDTSTKICTCSIYDSEAGLIAETSLSVKKNHSNIVMPIVDNLFKISELNIKDIDKIAVAIGPGSFTGVRIALGIAKGLAMALNKGLVAVNELDILEAIASDNENEIIPLIDARKERVYYKYQGKCQDDYLINLLSSLDKNKKYVFVGDGAINYASILKENLGENAIIVPRYNSFPRASVLCELSLNREDANIYTVEPEYISKSRAEKNF, from the coding sequence ATGTTGCTTTTGGGAATTGATACATCTACAAAGATTTGTACTTGTTCTATATATGATAGTGAAGCTGGACTTATAGCTGAAACAAGTTTATCAGTGAAAAAAAATCATTCAAATATAGTTATGCCAATAGTGGATAATCTATTTAAAATTTCAGAATTGAATATTAAAGATATAGATAAAATTGCAGTTGCAATAGGACCCGGTTCATTTACAGGAGTTAGAATAGCTTTAGGAATAGCTAAGGGTCTAGCTATGGCTCTTAATAAAGGTCTTGTTGCAGTGAATGAACTTGATATATTAGAAGCTATAGCAAGTGATAATGAAAATGAAATCATTCCTTTAATAGATGCTAGAAAAGAAAGAGTTTACTATAAATATCAAGGAAAATGTCAAGATGATTATTTAATTAATCTACTTTCAAGTCTTGATAAAAATAAAAAATATGTATTTGTTGGAGATGGAGCAATAAATTATGCAAGTATTCTAAAAGAAAATTTAGGAGAAAATGCTATTATAGTTCCTAGATACAACTCTTTCCCTAGAGCTTCTGTTCTTTGTGAGCTTTCTTTAAATAGGGAAGATGCTAATATTTATACAGTAGAACCAGAATATATTAGCAAATCAAGAGCAGAGAAAAATTTCTAA